The Paenibacillus sophorae genome has a segment encoding these proteins:
- a CDS encoding DUF1858 domain-containing protein — protein MQKTLSINEPIFDLVTRDPVVKDIMIELGFQDIAKPGMLQTAGRFMTLAKGIKLKKMDIDSVKLAFQRHGFNIQE, from the coding sequence ATGCAAAAAACATTGAGCATAAATGAACCGATATTCGATCTGGTCACCCGTGATCCCGTAGTAAAGGACATCATGATTGAGCTGGGTTTCCAAGATATAGCCAAGCCCGGCATGCTGCAGACGGCCGGACGTTTTATGACATTAGCGAAAGGCATCAAGCTTAAGAAAATGGATATAGACTCCGTCAAGCTGGCGTTTCAGCGTCACGGATTCAACATTCAAGAGTAG
- a CDS encoding DUF438 domain-containing protein has product MSELINNQEVDVPEQTRRQKMLKEIIKELHAGKSVEEVKARFEEAVGGVTVAEISAMEHSLMMEEGIPVTEVQRLCSVHTAIFKGSIEEIHRSSKPEDQPGHPVHTFKLENREIEKLVNFRLELHKDKFQRSDDKEIIFKLLEDLSLLLDIDKHFSRKENLLFPYLEKYGIYGPTQVMWGVDDGIRGMIKEAKALLSGYTGNLEEAVSVLELIIKEVNEMVFKEENILLPMALDKLTEDEWVKIARESDTIGFCLAAPEKEWVPERNPEPVDAEAKEAESAGTPQGFIRFETGILSVQQLELIMNHLPVDLTFIDENDVVRYFSHGKERIFARTKAVIGRTVQNCHPPQSVHVVEKLLEDFKSGRKDAEDFWIQIKDKFIYIRYFAVRDKEGRYLGTLEFTQNIAPIRALEGQKRILSE; this is encoded by the coding sequence ATGAGTGAATTAATCAATAACCAGGAAGTCGATGTTCCGGAGCAGACCCGGCGCCAGAAAATGCTGAAAGAAATTATCAAGGAGCTGCATGCCGGCAAGAGCGTAGAAGAGGTGAAGGCGCGTTTTGAGGAAGCGGTTGGCGGTGTGACCGTGGCGGAAATCTCGGCGATGGAACATTCGCTGATGATGGAGGAAGGGATTCCGGTAACCGAAGTGCAGCGTCTATGCTCTGTGCATACGGCTATCTTCAAAGGCTCCATCGAGGAGATTCACCGGTCATCCAAGCCCGAGGATCAGCCCGGCCATCCGGTGCATACGTTCAAGCTGGAGAATCGTGAGATTGAGAAGCTGGTCAATTTCCGCCTGGAGCTGCATAAGGATAAATTCCAAAGGAGCGATGATAAAGAGATCATCTTCAAGCTGCTGGAGGACCTGAGCCTGCTGCTGGACATCGATAAACACTTCAGCCGCAAGGAGAACCTGCTGTTCCCTTACCTGGAGAAGTACGGGATTTACGGCCCGACCCAGGTGATGTGGGGCGTGGACGACGGCATCCGAGGCATGATAAAGGAGGCCAAAGCCCTGCTGTCCGGCTATACCGGAAACCTTGAGGAAGCAGTGTCGGTCCTTGAGCTTATCATTAAAGAAGTGAATGAGATGGTCTTTAAAGAAGAGAATATTTTGCTGCCGATGGCGCTGGACAAGCTGACCGAGGACGAGTGGGTAAAAATTGCCCGGGAGAGCGACACGATCGGCTTCTGTCTGGCTGCGCCGGAGAAAGAATGGGTGCCGGAGCGCAATCCCGAGCCCGTGGACGCAGAGGCGAAGGAAGCGGAAAGCGCCGGAACCCCGCAGGGCTTCATCCGCTTTGAGACCGGAATACTGTCTGTGCAGCAGCTTGAACTGATTATGAATCATCTGCCAGTCGATCTGACGTTTATCGATGAGAACGATGTGGTCCGTTATTTCTCCCACGGCAAAGAACGCATCTTTGCCCGCACCAAGGCCGTGATCGGCCGCACCGTGCAGAACTGCCATCCGCCGCAAAGCGTGCATGTCGTGGAGAAGCTGCTGGAGGATTTCAAGTCCGGCCGCAAGGACGCCGAGGATTTCTGGATTCAAATCAAGGACAAATTTATTTATATCCGCTACTTTGCCGTCCGCGACAAAGAAGGGCGCTATCTGGGAACATTGGAATTCACACAAAACATCGCTCCGATCCGCGCCCTGGAAGGGCAGAAGCGTATTTTGTCCGAGTAG